Sequence from the Macaca thibetana thibetana isolate TM-01 chromosome 20, ASM2454274v1, whole genome shotgun sequence genome:
actggttttgcggaaggcaatttttccatgAACTGAGGTGGAGGGGAAGGTTTCAGGATGACTCatgtgcattacatttattgtgcactttattttgtatttaatattattattattttgagacagagtctcgctctgttgcccaggctgtagtgcagtggcaccacctcgactcactgcaacctccacgtccgggttcaagtgattctcctgcctcagcctcccaagtagttgggactacaggcgcccgccaccatgcccggctaatttttgtatttttggtagagatgaggttttaccatgttggccaggctggtcttgaactcctggcctcaagtgatccacctgcctcggcctcccaaagtgctgggattacaggcatgagccaccgtgcccggcccactttcTGTTTATCATTATTACgttataatacataattatacaactcaccataatgtagaatcagtggaaaCCCTGAGactgttttcctgcaactagataatcccatctgggggtgatgggagacagtgacagatcatcggGCATTAGATCCTCATCATGTAatgtgtgcaacctagatccctcgtatGTGCAGTTCGTACAACAGGGTTcgcactcctgtgagaatctaacgcagccactgatctgacaggaggcagagttcaggCGGTAACGAGAGCGAATGATGGGGAGCGGCTGTCAattacagatgaagcttcgctcgctcacccaccactcacctcctgctgtgcggccccgTTCCTAACCGGCCATAGACCAGTACTGAACTGGGGGTTCAGGACCCCTGTCCTGTTGGACTTTGTAGACCCGGTGCAATCACAGGAGGAGACACTCTGACACACAGGACCCTCTCCCTGTTAGCACTCCCAAGTCTGTACTTCTTCCCTGCGGGTGTGCCCGTGAAGGGGACTGAGCAGAGGGGCGTGACAGAGCCAGTTGCCCTGAAGGACGTCCTCAGCATCCTTCTTAACCTAGCCCATCCTCCCTAACAAGGTTCCTACCTGACGGCAGCTGCCCTACTTCATCCCTCGCCCTCTCAGCCCTGTGTGGGTGCTCTCACTCAGATGCTCTCCCTCATGTCTCCCTAGTTTCTGGCCATCTCTGGATCTTCACCATTCTCTCCCACCCCAACGAAGCTACTGCTAGCCCACAGGGTACCTCTGTGGGAAGTAGAAAAAGGCCCTTCCTTCCTGAAGTCACTTGACAGCCATCTGCTGGGAAATTGTCTTACTACGTATACAAACCCATGATCCGAATGTGTGTTGCCCTTGTGCAGTGTACAACCTGCTCAACTGTACACAGTGGTTCTCTACCCTGCAACCTTTCTCTGGCCATCCAACAAGAAAGTGTCTGAGTCAAGGATTTGAGGATTTGAACCTCAAGTAtcaaggatttgaacccaggtccgCCTCCAGAAACCAAGCTCTCAGCCACCACCTTCTACCACTGTGACACCCATTCCCATTGCCCAAATCACCCTCATCCTGACCTCATTTCCAGTCAGCTCAGTAAATCCTTCCCCTCTGAGTGCTGGAGAAGCCAGAGAGGCTCCCAGGAAGCATTAGActttggggaaatttttttttccctgtttcaaggcaaaaaacaaaacaaaacaaaaaagtcccaATTCCAAATAGTAGAGTGAATTAACTCCGATCTCTTCCAGAGCAGCTAAAAAGCGTCCAGGAGAAGTGGGCTCAGGAGCCCCTGCTGCAGCCGCTGAGCCTGCGCGTGGGGACGCTGGGGGAGAAGCTGGAGGCTGCCATCCAGAGATCCCTCCTCTACCTCAAGCTGAGTGACCCCAAGTACCTAAGAGGTGAGCACACGTGGGGTGTCCCATTCCCTCAGGAACAGCGCCTCTGGGGATATTGACTGAAATAACCCAGTGTGGGCTCTCCTGGGGCTAGGCTGGGCTGGGACAGTCCGTAACCAACTTCGACCTGTCTGCTGAACAAGCCACAGACAAGCCCTGGGGACATGCGGTCATCCTTGACTTCAGACTCTGATGGGCTCTCCCCCCGACACAGAGGGGTGCGGAGTAGGCAGGGTGTCTACTCTCATGCATTCAGTGCATGCGCAAGCTGGAGGTCCTGGTCCTGGACCAGAGCGGAGGGGCTGGGCTGTCCCAGAGGGGAGAGTGTCCAAAAGGCGATGTGACCCTTTGCACAGCAAACAGTAGTGTCCCATATCACCAAATTATATTAATCCACTTCATTAAATGTCAGTAAAAATTCCTGAAGTTGTCCACactctattttccaaaatggtggGGTTTATCTCTCTCACGCCTTATGACCACTGAGAGTCTCTCTTTCCTCACTAGCTCAGAGTGACCCTGCAAAAGCTCCCATCTAATAAGTCTGGCTGAGTTGTTCCTGGATGGCAAGGGTGGGGCACAAATAACCAGCCCGTCATGCTGCTCCAAGCCTGTCTCCCCTGCTCCCCGCTCCCATCAGATGTGTGGGGGTCAGCGGGGAGGTAGCCAGGCCATCTTCACGCTCACACGGCAGTCCAGCCGCAGGGACCATAGCCCAGGCCGACCTTTATAGTGTTGAGGTCTCCACCCTCTCCCAGTCCTGGTCCCTAACACGGGCCGACCTTTCCAGTGTTGAGGGCCCCACCCTCTCCCAGGCCTGGTCCCTAACACGGGCTGACCTTTCCAGTGTTGAGGGCCCCACCCTCTCCCAGGCCTGGTCCCTAACACTGTCCCCGCCTATGTCGCCTTAAAGATGCCTATGACCGGGCACCTGTTTAGTTAAGAGCTCCACTTTCTCACCAAACCAAAGGGGTCTACTAATATCACCTCCCTGCTAATCCCACCTCCccacttgttgttgttgttgttgttgttgttgttttgagacagagtctcaccctgttgcccaggctggagtgcagtggtgcagtctcggctcaccgcaacctctgcctcctgggttcaagtgattcttctgccttagcctcccaagtagctgggactacaggcacccgccaccacgcccagctaattctttttctttttttttttttgagacggagtcttggtctgttgcccaggctggagtgcagtggcgcaatctcagctcactgcaagctccgcctcccgggttcacaccattctcctgcctcagcctcccgagtagctcctTCTCCAAGCCCCCAgggctgaagccaggagtttgtgCAGACCCAGGTGCAGCtccccaaaaattagctggtggcacccgccaccacgcccgggtaattttttatatttttagtagagacaggatttcactgtgttagccaggttggtcttgaactcctgacctcaagtgatttgcccgcctcggcctcccaaagtgctggaattataggcgtgagccctatcactaaaaaaaaaaaaaaaaaaaaaaaaaaaaaagccaatcatagctcactgcattctccagcatcttcctgcctcagctgggactacaggtgcacaccaccacacctggctacttttttcatttttgtggagacagagtcttgctatgttacctaggcAGGTCTGGAACTTTGGGCCTCGGGCGATcttccttccttagcctccccaagtgctgggatgacaggtgtaagCCCCGCACCTGGGAAACGAACCCTTTTATTTATCTGGGTCTTCCATGGGATGCAGTGGGTTTAGTCAAATCCCGTCCCAACACTGTTCCTATTGATTGggggaaaaatggttttataaGCGAAAGGAGCTTTCTTGAGTGTTTCAAACCCAATCTGGAGCCAGGAGACAGGGCTTAAAGCCCTGAGCTGCACCTGCCAGTGGGCAGAGCTGCCGGAGGGGGTGGGGACACCAGGGTGGCCCACTGCTCGTGGATCACCCCCACAGCCTGCCCCACCTATCTGTCCTCTCTGGCAGAGTTCCAGCTGACCCTCCAGCCCGGGTTTTGGAAGCTCCCACATGCCTGGATCCACACCAACGCCTCCTTGGTCTACCCCACGTTCGAGCCCCAGGACTCATTCTCAGAGGAGAGCAGCGACGCATGCCTGGTGCAGCTGCTGGGAACCGGGTGGGCCCTGCACTTGCCCTATTTGCTGGAAACCCAAACGCACTTGTTCTCAGCTGGCCCTGTCCCGCTCCTCCTTCTCCAAGTCCCCAGGGCTGAAGCCAGGGGTTTGTGCAGACCCAGGTGCAGCTCCCCAAAGCTGCCGGGCTCTGCCCTCTCCCACTCTTGCAGGGTGCCCCATGCTCCAGCTGCCCGCTGGCCTCCCATGCCACAGCGGGTCTTCCAGCAGCCACAGCTGAACACACCACCTCCAGGTCCCAGGACAAATTCCCAATTCCTCTCCACCCTTCCAAGTCCCCAGGCCCCTAGAGGCCTCTTTTCAGACTCTCCCAGGCTCCCTCCCACTTCAAAGACTttgctcccccaccccacccaccccaccccttgGGCCTCAGGAAGTCTGTCCATCCCCCAGGGTTGGTGCCAGCATCCTACCTCCAAACCCCATCCTACCTCCGACCCCAGCACATAGCAGACCTCCCGTGAGAGGTCTTATAGCCACAGATGCAATTTACATTTGTATTATGGGCCTGTCCCCATCCCCAGTGAGGATGCAGGTCCGGGAAGGCAGGACTGAGCCTAGTTGGGCTCCTCATTTTATCCTGGTACTTGGTGGGCTTGGAGCAAGACCCTAGGGCAGCCCTGGGCGCAGGAGCCCATGGGCAAAGTGGGCAGCAGGTGCCCAGGCCGCATCCTCTCAGCATCCTTCAGAGCAGTGCTTGGGCCAGGACATGGCTGAGCTCACCGAGGGGTTGGGCCCCAGTCAAGGACCCctgctttcttaaaaaattttatttaatttttttttgagacagagtctcactctgtcatccaggctggagtgcagtggtgtgttctttctcggctcacggcaacctctgcctctcaggttcaagcgattctcgtgcctcagcctcctgagtaggtgggattacagacgtacgccaccacacccggctaatttttgtagttgtgtgtgtattttttcttttcatttattcatttattttgagatgcagtctcactccgtctcccagcctggagtgcagtgatgcaatctcagctcaccgcaacctctgcctcccagattcaagtgattctcaagtgattctacctcagcctcccaagtagctgggattacaggtgtgtgtcaccatgtccagctaatttttgtgtttttggtagagacagggtttcaccatgttggccaggctggtctcgaactcctgacctcaggcgacctgcctgcctcagcctcccaaagtgctgggattacaggtgtgagccgccgcgcccggctgGTGCAGGAGGAATAAGCATGTTGGGCCCAGATTCCAAGTGGTCTGGATTCAAGGACCCACCATTTAGGGCTGGAAAAGATGTGATTTGTCCCAGGGAGCAAGAGGAAGTTTCAGCCTTGGTGGCTTCCTCAACCCCGGGATAGCTCTAGCATCATCTTTCCTGTGCTAGGGCAGCCAGATTTAGCAAATCGAGATGCAGAACTGCTATATTTTCTCTGGCAacccccatgcccagctgggTGTCTGGAATCTACTGGGAGTTCCAAGAACTACAACTGGGAGGCTGGATCGCAACCTGGGAAGACGCAGGGCAGGGTCAGTGCTCCATCCTTAACAGCTTGGAACCACTTTCCCCCAGGACAGACAGCAGCGAGCCCTGCGGCCTCTCGGACCTCTGCAGGAGCCTCATGACCAAGCCTGGCTGCTCGGGCTACTGCCTGTCCCACCAAATGCTCTTCTTCCTCTGGGCCAGAATGGTGAGTACCCAGGGAGCCCCGCCGTGCCAgcggaaggggaaggaaaaaggaaaaggggcggccgaacgtggtggctcacacctgtaatcccagcactttaggaggccaaggcgggcagatcacttgaggccaggagttcaagaccaactgggccaacatggtgaaaccccttctatattaaaaacacatggccgggcgcggtggctcacgcctgtaatcccagcactttggaaggccgaggcgggcggatcacaaggtcaggagatcgagaccatggtgaaaccccgtctctactaaaaatagaaaaaaattagccgggcgcagtggcgggcgcctgtagtcccagctactcgggaggctgaggccggagaatggcgggaacccgggaggcggagcttgcagtgagccgagatcgcgccactgcactccagcctgggcgacagagcgagactccgtctcaaaaaaaaaaaaaaataaaaaataaaaaataaaaacacaaaaattaattagctgggcgtggtggtgcacacctgtaatctcagctacaaggggaggctgaggcaggagaatcgctggaacctgggaggtagaggctgcagtgagcgagatcacgccattgcactccagcctggacaacggagtgagactgtctcaaaaaaaaaaaagaaaaagaaaaagaaaaaagaaagaaagaaatgaaaaggggcCTGTGGCAATGTAATTTTGTCTGCTACATACCAGGAAAATAAGCAGAGTTTTGGATTTGTACTTGGGACTTCAGGAGGGAGAAATAGGGCCCCTACCATACTTCTGCTGTGTAACTGAGCCAATTTGGGATCTGGCATTTGGGATTCTGCTGAGCCGGTGAAACAGACAGCTTTGCCTGCTGAACTGGACTGCAGGGCATCAGAAAAACACaataagagaaagacagagagaataaaagagaacCATCAGAAAGAACtctgtaaacaaaaacaaatgaatgaggctaggcaccgtggctcacgcctgtaatccccgtacttggggaggccaaggtgggtggatcacttgagatcaggagttcgagaccagcctgaccaacaaggtgaaatcccgtctctactaaaaatataaaaattagttgggcatggtggcgtgcacctgtaatcccagctactcaggaggctaaggcaggagtatcacttgaaccagggaggcagaggctgtagtgagctgagatcatgccactacattattctcatatatatatatatatacacacacacacacacacacacgtatatatgccactatatatacatatggcactttatatacacatattaaaaatataaaataaagaactatATATATAGTGGCACATATATATagtggcatatatatatgtggcatatatatataaaaatatatatgccacaatatatatttcttttctttatatatatacacaccactatatatatatatatatatgccactatatatttttttcttttttcttttttttttgagacagagtctcactctgttgcccaggctggagtgcagtggtgtgatcttggctcactgcaacctctgcctcctgaatttaagcaattatctgcctcagccttccaagtagctgggattacaggcacatgccaccatgcccagctaatttttgtatttttagtagagaagaaatttcaccatgttggccaggctggtcttgaaatcctgacctcgtgatccacccgcctcagcctcccaacatgctgggattataggcgtgagctaccgcgcctggccatataAATTTCTTCATATAGAAAAGTAGGGTTCATCATCTTTGTCCAGAAATTCTTAGGTGAGGGgacgctgttttttttttccaacagagtTTAAAACTGATTATTTCTCAGCAAGCTGTGACAGaccaatattttaataaatacaataaaaaccaTATTACAAGGGAATGATTTTGATCATCAGATTCAACAGGTGGAAAGTCACTCTGAACACTGCCGCGGAAGTGTCTAAAGTCTGCTGTCAACTCCTGTCCTTTTCTCCCAGCATATGCAGTGACCAGCCCGGTTCTCCgcccacactttgagtagcactgAAGCTGCCCACGGGGTCAGGCTGCTTGTAGATTGCATTGCCTCCCCGCAATCATACAGCACCTCCTAGTGGCTCAGGCCTCACACTGGGCACTTCCCAGCTGTGTCATCCACCCACATGAGAGCCCCTCTGGTGCAGTTTCTAGCGGCCTCACTCTTTCCCAATAAAAACttttgaggctcagaaaggttactTTAGCAAATTAAGATCACACAGCTCCTAATCGGCAGAGCTGGATCTCGAACCCAACTCTCTCTGATGAAGGAGCCCCAGCAGGCTGGGGGTGTGCATGGGGAAGAAATCctgcaaaaaggagaaaaagacctGTCCTAAACACAGCCCCttgcaagactgtctcagaactGCAAGACTTTCCCATAGCAGGGCATGTGTCTGTCATCCATACCACTGACTCCTTCGTCTTTGGGTGTTTGTCTCCCCAGAGGGGATGCACACAGGGACCGTTCCAACAGAGCCAGGACTATATCAACCTCTTCTGCGCCAACATGATGGACCTGAACCGCAGAGCTGAGGCCATCGGATATGCCTACCCTACCCGGGACATcttcatggaaaacagtatggccagCATTCTGCCCCAGGGACAAAGGAGCAGGGTGTCCCCCgaccaacacaaacacacacacacacacacacacacacagagttgccAGATTAAGCAAGTAAACAGAgtgctcagttaaatttgaacttcagataaGCAATGAATCCATTTTTAGTATAAGTTTATCCCAAATATTTCATGGGTTATACTTATACtcaaaaattatattcattgtTTATCGAAAACCCAAatgtaactgggcatcctgtatttcaCCTGCCACTGTGTGACAGCTTCCTGGCCCCAAAGGCTGCCCCAGTGACTAAGCTCTACACAGATGGACCAGGTCACTGGCAGATAGACCTCCAAAGTCATATGGATAGGTGAGACAGGGAGCGCTTGGGCGGCTTCTCGCTGGCTGGGGTGTCCAAACCCCTCCACTGACCCTGACTTTGGAGCAGCCCTGACCAAGGCCCTCAGTGGGAGGTGGGACACAAGTGTGGGAGCCCCTAGTTGCTCAGGCAAAGGCTCGAGCTGCCTCCTTCCAGCCCCTGCATTGAACGCCCACCCCCTAGTGCTGCCTAACCCAGGCAGATGAACGCAGGTGGTACCGTGGCAGCcctggggagtgggaggaggtgGGCCTGGGGGGCAGGCCTGCAGAGGGCCCCCGTCTTTACTTCCAGTCATGTTCTGTGGAATGGGCGGCTTCTCCGACTTCTACAAGCTCCGGTGGCTGGAGGCCATTCTCAGCTGGCAGAAACAGCGGGAAGGATGCTTCGGGGAGCCCGGTGAGCTGCGCTGCTGCCCTGGCTAAGAGCGGGGAcagtgggggggtggggggcggcgcTGGgtttctaggccaggtgtggaaACAATGCATTGGTGTTAAGGTTGGTGAGGGATTTGTAACctgcaggtgcacacacacacagacatgtgtGCACACAAGTAGAAACAGGCTCAGAGCTTTGGAAGCCAAAATGTGGCAAGACAGGAGCCCGCCTTATTGGAAGGTGTTAGCCCCTGCAGCTGCATTAACAAGCCCATTTGTATTGTACTGTTTTTAGGCTGAAGATAAAGAcaaacccaagactgggtgatttataaagaaaaagacgtttaatggactcacagttgcacatggttggggaggcctcacaatcatagtggaaggcaaaaggcacgtctcacatagcagcagacaagagagaatgagaagcaAGCACAAAgggaaatcccttataaaaccatcagctcttgtgagacttactcaccaccatgagaacagtatgggggaaacggctcccatgattcagttacctcccaccaggtccctcccacagcacctgggaattatgggagctacaattcaagatgagatttgggtggggacacagccacaccacatcaccattcattcagcaagtacatactgagcacctactaatGTGCCAGACACCATCTAGGCTCTAGGAAAAACCAGAGCCCCgaggaaaagaaacataaatcacCAGAACAAACCAAGAAGTTAAAGAATTGCACGTTCTGGTAAGAGCTATAAAGGAGACGACAGGGTGAGGAAGAAAACTCCAGGGAAGGCTCTCCAGGTGGGTGGTCAGAAACAACTACACAGGAGGAGGTGACAGAGCAGAGGGTGGAGACGCAGAGGACTCAGCCACTTCCTAGCTGGGTGACACTGAACAGCTGGTCCCTTTGGAATAAGCTGCttcacccctctgagcctcaatttccctgtctgtaaataaatgaacatagTAATCCCGACCTTCCTGAGCTGCAAGGAGAGTCGCTGTGACACATTTGAAGCCGCATagcctgtgccaggcacagggcaGCTCCCAGGAAATGCTAGTGTCCTCATTAGAAGCTCGGGATGCTCCAAGAAGCAAACGCTTTTGAAATAAGatggtgtgtttttaaaacagagtttaTACAATGAAGATTCTTAGGCCCCCAGACCTAAAGCTTCAGCAGGTTGAGGATGGGGCTATGGAACTTGCATTTTTGGCTTTACTATTATTCTCCATAGACACGtaataatgtacatatttatagggtacagtgtgatatttccatgcatgtatacaatatgtaatgagCAGATGCATCACCTCAAACatctgtcatttctttgtgttgggaacattccaaattcgctcttctagctatttgaaaatacgcAATAGGCTCAtgccttataatcccagcactttgggaggccaaggcaggtggatggcttgagctcaggaattagaaaccagcctggccaacatggcaaaaccccatgtgtactaaaaatatcaaaaaaattagccaggcgtggtggcgcacgcctatgctcctggctacttgggagactgaggtgggtgaatcacttgagccccaggaggtcaaggggtgctgtgagccatgactgcaccactgcacttcagcctgggtgacacagcgagatactgtcttaaaaaaaaaaaaaaaaaaaaaaaaaaaaaaaaaaaaaaaaaaaaaaacccatgccACAAATTGTTGTTATTTGCAATCACCCTATAGCACTATGGAACAGTACCACTTATTCCTCCTCCTGGCCATACTAGTGCATCGTCTAACCAACCTCTGGTTATCTCttctccccatccccctccccacctctagtaaccactattcaacactccccttctttttttttttagagatggagtctcgctctgtcacccaggctggagtgcagtggcgctatctcggctcactgcaacctccacctcccaggttcaagccattctcctgcctcagcctcccgagtagctggtactacaggtgtgtgccaccatgcccagctagttttcatatttttagtagacacagggtttcaccatgttggcc
This genomic interval carries:
- the C20H16orf89 gene encoding UPF0764 protein C16orf89 homolog — encoded protein: MASPGLLLLLLLTALPPLGSYSLPGLDTAESKATIADPILSALERATVFLEQRLPEINLDGMVGVRVLEEQLKSVQEKWAQEPLLQPLSLRVGTLGEKLEAAIQRSLLYLKLSDPKYLREFQLTLQPGFWKLPHAWIHTNASLVYPTFEPQDSFSEESSDACLVQLLGTGTDSSEPCGLSDLCRSLMTKPGCSGYCLSHQMLFFLWARMRGCTQGPFQQSQDYINLFCANMMDLNRRAEAIGYAYPTRDIFMENIMFCGMGGFSDFYKLRWLEAILSWQKQREGCFGEPDAEDEELSKAIQYQQHFLRRVKRREKQFSDGCSSHNTATAVAALGGFLYILAEYPPANREPHPSTPPPPSSH